Within Klebsiella sp. RIT-PI-d, the genomic segment TTTATCAATTTCCTGCACAACCTGCCGTTTTATGGTCGTGCGGTCATGTGCGTGGACGATCCGGTGATCCGTGAGCTGTTGCCGCGTGTCGGTCGTCAAATCACGACTTACGGATTCAGTGACGATGCAGACGTGCGCATCGAAGATTACGAACAAAACGGACCGCAGGGACACTTTACGCTGCTGCGTCAGGATAAACCGGCACTGCGCGTAACGCTTAACGCGCCGGGTCGCCATAACGCGTTGAATGCCGCCGCAGCGGTCGCGGTGGCGACGGAAGAGGGCATTGAAGATGAGGCTATCCTGCGTGCGCTGGAAAGCTTTCAGGGTACCGGCCGCCGCTTTGATTTCCTTGGAGAATATCCGCTGCAAGAGATCAACGGCAAGCCCGGAACGGCAATGCTTATTGATGATTATGGGCACCATCCGACCGAAGTTGATGCCACCATTAAAGCGGCGCGCGCAGGCTGGCCGGATAAAAACCTGGTCATGCTATTTCAGCCGCATCGATTTACCCGTACGCGCGATCTCTACGATGATTTCGCCAGGGTATTGACACAGGTCGACGCGCTGTTGATGCTGGAGGTCTATTCCGCCGGAGAAGCCGCTATTCCGGGCGCGGACAGCCGGTCGCTGTGTCGGACCATCCGGGGACGAGGTAAAGTTGATCCGATTCTGGTTTCCGATCCGGCGCAGGTTGCTGAAATGCTGGCCCCGGTCCTTACCGGTAACGATCTCATTCTGGTCCAGGGTGCAGGAAATATAGGCAAAATCGCCCGTAATTTATCGGAAATCAAATTGAAGCCGCAAACTCAGGAGGAGGAGCATCGTGGTTGATAAGATAGCCGTCCTGCTCGGTGGGACATCCGCAGAGCGTGAAGTCTCACTCAATTCCGGTGCGGCGGTACTGGCGGGGCTGCGTGAAGCCGGCATTGATGCCTGGCCCGTTGATCCACGCGAAACCGATATCACCCATCTTAAAGAGATGGGTTTTCAGAAAGTGTTTATTGCCTTACATGGACGTGGAGGTGAGGATGGGACCTTGCAGGGACTACTGGAGCTTTCCGGAATTCCCTATACCGGCAGCGGCGTAATGGCCTCGGCTATTTCGATGGACAAACTGCGCAGCAAATTGCTGTGGCAGGGTGCCGATTTACCGGTTGCACCCTGGGTCGCTTTAACGCGTAAAACCTTTGCTGACGGGCTTTCTGCTGATCTCCAGCAGCGGATCGCCGATCTGGGACTTCCGCTGATTGTTAAGCCGAGCCGCGAAGGGTCAAGCGTTGGCATGTCTAAGGTCACAGAAGCGAGTGCTTTGCACGCGGCATTAACCCAGGCATTTCAGCATGATGATGAAGTTTTAATCGAAAAATGGCTCAGCGGGCCAGAATTTACCGTTGCAATACTGGGTGAAGAAATTTTACCGTCAATTCGTATTCAACCCGCTGGAACCTTCTATGATTATGAAGCTAAGTATCTCTCTGATGAGACAAAGTATTTTTGCCCAAGCGGCCTTGATGGCGAGCAGGAAGCAAAATTGCAATCTCTGGTTGTGAATGCCTGGGATATCCTCGGCTGTCGCGGCTGGGGACGAATCGACGTTATGCTGGACAGCGATGGCCAGTTTTATCTGCTGGAAGCGAATACCTCTCCGGGTATGACCAACCACAGTCTGGTGCCAATGGCGGCACGTC encodes:
- the murC gene encoding UDP-N-acetylmuramate--L-alanine ligase — its product is MNTQQLAKLRSIVPEMRRVRHIHFVGIGGAGMGGIAEVLANEGYQISGSDLAPNPVTQQLASLGATIYFNHRPENVLDASVVVVSTAISADNPEIVAAHEARIPVIRRAEMLAELMRFRHGIAIAGTHGKTTTTAMVASIYAEAGLDPTFVNGGLVKAAGVHARLGHSRYLIAEADESDASFLHLQPMVSVVTNIEADHMDTYQGDFENLKQTFINFLHNLPFYGRAVMCVDDPVIRELLPRVGRQITTYGFSDDADVRIEDYEQNGPQGHFTLLRQDKPALRVTLNAPGRHNALNAAAAVAVATEEGIEDEAILRALESFQGTGRRFDFLGEYPLQEINGKPGTAMLIDDYGHHPTEVDATIKAARAGWPDKNLVMLFQPHRFTRTRDLYDDFARVLTQVDALLMLEVYSAGEAAIPGADSRSLCRTIRGRGKVDPILVSDPAQVAEMLAPVLTGNDLILVQGAGNIGKIARNLSEIKLKPQTQEEEHRG
- a CDS encoding D-alanine--D-alanine ligase produces the protein MVDKIAVLLGGTSAEREVSLNSGAAVLAGLREAGIDAWPVDPRETDITHLKEMGFQKVFIALHGRGGEDGTLQGLLELSGIPYTGSGVMASAISMDKLRSKLLWQGADLPVAPWVALTRKTFADGLSADLQQRIADLGLPLIVKPSREGSSVGMSKVTEASALHAALTQAFQHDDEVLIEKWLSGPEFTVAILGEEILPSIRIQPAGTFYDYEAKYLSDETKYFCPSGLDGEQEAKLQSLVVNAWDILGCRGWGRIDVMLDSDGQFYLLEANTSPGMTNHSLVPMAARQAGMSFSQLVVRILDLAG